The following proteins come from a genomic window of Candidatus Thiodiazotropha sp. CDECU1:
- the argF gene encoding ornithine carbamoyltransferase: MTRHFLSILDLSSDELHALIRRASELKRMQHRTDTHTPLKGKNLGMIFEKSSTRTRVSFEVGMSQLGGHALFLSPRDTQLGRGEPIEDSARVLSRMLDIIMIRTYDQSILERFAAHSRVPVINALTDLLHPCQLLADMQTYFEHRGEIGDKRVVWIGDGNNMCHSYINAARRFGFHLNIACPEGYDPDQSILEAAQDQACIVRDPLQAAVGADLVVTDVWASMGQEEEQKQREKAFARYQVNDELMAQAADDALFFHCLPAHRGEEVSASVIDREDSVVWDEAENRLHSQKALMEFLLLGR; encoded by the coding sequence ATGACAAGGCATTTTCTTTCAATTCTCGATCTCAGCAGTGACGAACTGCATGCATTGATTCGCAGAGCCAGTGAGCTCAAACGCATGCAGCACAGAACCGATACCCATACGCCGTTGAAAGGCAAAAACCTCGGCATGATATTCGAGAAGTCATCCACCCGCACCCGTGTCTCCTTCGAAGTGGGCATGTCGCAGCTGGGTGGACACGCCCTGTTTCTCTCTCCCAGGGATACGCAACTGGGACGTGGTGAACCGATCGAAGACAGCGCGCGCGTGTTATCGCGCATGCTCGACATCATCATGATCCGTACCTACGATCAATCGATCCTGGAACGGTTTGCCGCCCATTCCCGGGTACCTGTCATCAATGCCCTCACCGATCTCCTCCATCCCTGCCAACTGCTGGCGGATATGCAGACATATTTCGAGCATCGGGGTGAGATTGGTGACAAACGAGTGGTCTGGATTGGTGACGGTAACAATATGTGCCACTCCTATATCAATGCAGCCAGGCGCTTCGGCTTCCACTTGAATATCGCATGTCCTGAGGGTTACGATCCCGATCAATCGATACTGGAGGCCGCCCAGGATCAGGCCTGTATAGTGAGAGACCCCCTGCAAGCAGCCGTAGGCGCTGACCTGGTAGTCACTGATGTATGGGCCAGCATGGGACAGGAAGAGGAACAGAAACAGCGGGAGAAGGCGTTCGCCCGTTACCAGGTGAACGATGAGCTGATGGCGCAAGCGGCCGATGATGCACTTTTCTTTCACTGCCTGCCTGCCCACCGTGGCGAAGAAGTCAGCGCTTCGGTCATTGACAGAGAAGATAGCGTGGTATGGGACGAAGCGGAAAACCGCCTCCATTCTCAAAAGGCGTTAATGGAGTTTCTTCTACTCGGCAGGTAA
- a CDS encoding TIGR04211 family SH3 domain-containing protein: MKRFAISIFCLLLLPVVVQAKTYYVTDTFKIAMRTGESIKHRITRYIDTGTAVDVISINKESGYSKVRVGTREGYVLTRQLLREPVARTQLETMRKEINALKAAPGELRRNLADLQKSHRELLASHKSLQQIKDKQEQELQSIQRTASNAIRISNERNELRKQVADLTREAEELKQENRDLSNQATRDWFLIGAGVIIAGILIGLILPHLRFQRRRSSWGSL; this comes from the coding sequence ATGAAGAGATTCGCTATTTCGATCTTCTGCCTGCTACTACTGCCTGTAGTGGTTCAAGCCAAGACCTACTATGTCACCGACACCTTCAAGATCGCCATGCGTACGGGCGAGAGTATCAAACACCGTATAACCCGGTACATCGATACCGGCACCGCGGTGGACGTTATATCCATCAACAAGGAGTCCGGCTACAGCAAGGTCAGAGTCGGGACGAGAGAGGGCTATGTACTCACCCGCCAGCTGCTGCGCGAGCCGGTGGCACGTACTCAGCTCGAGACCATGCGCAAGGAGATCAATGCGTTAAAGGCGGCGCCGGGAGAACTGCGTCGCAACCTGGCAGATCTGCAAAAGAGTCATCGTGAATTGCTAGCCTCCCACAAGTCACTGCAACAGATTAAAGACAAGCAGGAGCAGGAACTGCAAAGCATCCAGAGAACCGCCTCCAATGCCATACGTATCTCCAACGAGCGCAATGAACTGCGCAAGCAGGTCGCCGACCTGACCCGGGAGGCGGAAGAGCTGAAGCAGGAGAACCGTGACCTCAGCAATCAAGCCACCCGCGACTGGTTCCTCATCGGTGCAGGCGTCATCATCGCAGGGATACTGATTGGACTGATCCTGCCCCATCTTCGTTTTCAGCGCCGACGCAGCTCCTGGGGTTCTCTCTGA
- a CDS encoding HDOD domain-containing protein produces the protein MNDIAFEFVQQLGTELSTGNLKLPAFPDVAVRVKQVLESDDVSADKVAKVVGSDPVLTARLLKVANSNFANRSGAQIKDLRTAVARLGYDLAYSTAVSIAVEQIMDSKSVDTIRDQLKALWQHSVNVSAIAYVIAKNHSNVNPDEAMLAGLLHDIGKYYIYTRAKDHPELFDNPESIEELQKNWHTGIGHAILEAWHFSDDIANTASDHDDLQRVHLGKPDVTDVIITANLCAYWEKLGDDFDWDKVTASQRLNLDHAAIQAILEASGEEIQSIMRALGC, from the coding sequence ATGAATGACATCGCTTTCGAATTTGTACAGCAACTGGGCACCGAACTGTCAACCGGCAATCTCAAGCTACCCGCCTTTCCCGACGTTGCGGTTCGCGTCAAGCAGGTCCTGGAGAGTGACGATGTATCCGCCGACAAAGTGGCAAAAGTGGTTGGCAGCGACCCGGTACTCACAGCCAGGCTATTGAAAGTGGCAAATTCAAACTTTGCCAACCGCAGTGGCGCTCAGATCAAGGACCTGCGTACCGCGGTGGCACGCCTGGGTTACGACCTTGCCTACAGTACTGCGGTCTCCATCGCAGTGGAACAGATCATGGATTCGAAGTCTGTGGACACTATTCGGGATCAACTCAAAGCGCTCTGGCAACATAGCGTGAATGTTTCCGCCATTGCCTATGTGATCGCCAAAAATCACTCTAACGTGAATCCCGATGAGGCCATGCTGGCCGGACTACTGCACGATATCGGCAAGTACTACATCTACACCCGGGCCAAGGACCACCCGGAACTGTTCGATAATCCGGAGAGCATCGAGGAACTGCAGAAGAACTGGCACACAGGTATTGGCCACGCCATTCTCGAGGCCTGGCATTTCAGTGATGACATCGCCAATACCGCCAGTGACCATGACGATCTGCAACGCGTGCATCTGGGGAAACCCGATGTCACCGATGTGATTATTACAGCCAATCTGTGTGCCTACTGGGAAAAACTGGGTGACGATTTTGACTGGGACAAGGTTACCGCCAGCCAACGCCTGAACCTCGATCATGCTGCCATTCAGGCCATCCTGGAGGCATCGGGAGAAGAGATACAATCGATCATGCGGGCATTGGGCTGCTAA
- a CDS encoding sigma-54-dependent transcriptional regulator, whose product MARILIVDDDFAICRTLQLHLSGLGQSVEIAHSVDEGLQKSQQFHPDLIVLDIRMPGKSGLEGLPEFKSSLPGVRVIVITAFHDMESTIEAMQQGADDYIHKPIDIDEFDAAIEKILQKGEGELVDTASESLSSLSMVGHSRAMKEIFKTIGLVAMSPATVLITGESGTGKELVARAIHRSGNNPDGPFVVVNCAAIVETLLESDMFGHEKGAFTGAVAKQVGKFTLAENGTIFLDEIGELSPIMQAKLLRVIQHKEFTPLGAKEALRSNARIIAATNVNLSEEVGRGKFREDLFYRLQVVNIHLPPLRERKEDIMGLVQALLGRINNELNRKVTHITTESLNCLQAYDWPGNVRELENALMKAVAMCSTDSLSIDQFPAEISGINVGGQREPFHASGATSLQAMEKAHIKHVLDLVDWHRGRACEILEISRPRLRRMMLQYDLSPPPGVAAEKESDD is encoded by the coding sequence ATGGCCAGAATTCTCATCGTCGACGACGACTTTGCCATTTGCCGGACCCTACAGTTGCACCTTTCAGGTTTGGGACAAAGTGTCGAGATCGCGCACAGCGTGGATGAGGGGTTGCAGAAGTCGCAACAGTTTCATCCCGATCTGATCGTGCTCGATATCCGAATGCCGGGTAAGTCAGGGCTTGAGGGGTTACCTGAGTTTAAGTCATCCCTGCCGGGTGTCCGTGTAATTGTTATCACCGCCTTCCACGACATGGAGAGCACCATCGAGGCGATGCAACAGGGTGCTGACGACTATATCCACAAGCCGATCGATATCGACGAGTTCGACGCCGCTATCGAAAAGATACTCCAGAAAGGCGAGGGAGAGTTGGTCGATACCGCCAGTGAGAGTCTCTCTTCCCTCTCGATGGTCGGTCACTCGAGAGCGATGAAAGAGATCTTCAAGACTATCGGATTGGTAGCGATGAGCCCGGCAACTGTGCTGATAACGGGAGAGTCCGGCACAGGTAAGGAGTTGGTGGCAAGGGCGATACATCGGAGTGGCAATAATCCGGACGGTCCGTTTGTTGTTGTCAATTGCGCTGCGATTGTCGAAACACTTTTAGAGTCGGATATGTTCGGCCATGAAAAGGGTGCTTTTACCGGTGCCGTAGCGAAACAGGTGGGTAAATTCACCCTGGCCGAGAACGGCACCATCTTTCTCGACGAAATCGGTGAGCTCTCGCCGATCATGCAGGCAAAACTGCTGCGCGTCATCCAACATAAGGAGTTCACACCCCTCGGTGCCAAGGAGGCTCTGAGGAGCAATGCCCGCATCATTGCCGCCACGAACGTGAACCTTTCCGAAGAGGTGGGTCGGGGTAAATTTCGCGAAGATCTCTTCTATCGACTGCAGGTGGTGAATATCCATCTGCCACCCTTGCGGGAGAGAAAAGAGGATATCATGGGATTGGTTCAGGCCCTGTTGGGGCGTATCAACAATGAGCTGAATCGAAAGGTAACCCACATCACAACTGAGTCCTTGAACTGCCTCCAGGCATACGATTGGCCCGGGAATGTCAGGGAGTTGGAGAATGCACTGATGAAGGCTGTGGCGATGTGTTCGACCGACAGCCTCTCCATCGACCAGTTTCCGGCCGAGATCAGTGGCATCAATGTGGGTGGCCAGAGGGAGCCATTCCATGCATCCGGTGCCACCAGCCTGCAGGCGATGGAAAAGGCCCATATCAAGCATGTACTCGATCTTGTGGATTGGCACCGGGGTAGAGCTTGTGAAATACTCGAAATTTCACGTCCACGACTTAGACGAATGATGCTTCAATATGATCTGTCGCCACCGCCAGGAGTGGCGGCTGAGAAAGAGAGTGACGACTGA